The genomic interval ttttaaaacaaatctgaaaGTGGACCTATTtctgagagcagaaaaaaattcTGAAAGTAAATTTAACTGCATGAGTTCAGAGAACTAATAACCCTGCAACacaaaagaatgagaaaatacTGGCATAAATTTATTACATTATCCCGTTAAGAGACCAACCTAGGCgaatcatttacattttgaacTGGCTcaactttgatttttttatcCAAGTCATATGAAACACACTAGTAGCTGCACCTTCACACTGCCAACCCACTCTAAACAATGTAGGTCAAGGAAATGCTGACTGGTGTTCTGGCAATAAATCAGCATAACTACTCTTCAAAGACAAACTGTGTGATAACATCTTCTCTCCATATGCATAATATGAGTAAGGAACCTACTAAGTGGAGCACAGCTGTACTGGATGTATAGTGAAGTAAAAAGAAATGGTTTGAGAGCTAGATACAGTTTGACACCATTAACCTTGCAAAAAGAATTGTACCACAATATGTTCCTCATAAAATCAGACCAAAGGAAATACTAAATTGATTGACGAATGACCAAAATAGCTGACCATAATgcagataaataataaaacgATGATGAAGTATgattatgataataatatgaGAACATAAGAATGAGGTATTACTTGCATCTACTCAGTGTGTCCCGTAAAACTTAAATCACAATAAAGCAATGAACACAAGCCTCTGTGCAAACAGAGCATataatattcattcatatattACATTCATATAATAtagaatataatatataatattcattcatataaATTTATAGTATTCATATAATATTTGCAGTGTTACAACCTACAGCCTATGGAATCATTTACTTTTGCAAAGTTAAATAATAATGAGTTGATAAATTGAtcaattttaaaaagagatCATAAAAAGACTTAGAACTTAAATTATGCACTGAAAACCAAAAGTTAAAGAGTatgatgaaatgttaaatgattttctgtctttgaattATCAATGaataattgaattttaaaattggagtcaaaaaataaattctaaaaatgtctctaaattcaccttttaaaaaaaaaaaaaaaaaactcatttacTTTACTTATTCAACTCACATATGCATCTGCAAacttacagtttttttttttttatctgaaggAAAAGTTGTATGTGACAAATATGAAGCTTAGCACAGATGTAATGACATGGGGGAAAAGCCAGTCCGGCTCTGTCCAAACGTAACAAAATGTGCCTACCAACACCCTGAAGCTCATATATtaacttgtttctttttttgtttaatccatacaaaaactaAAGTACAAAATACATGTTGTGCAGTTATCTACCTTGGCTGGGTGCAGTTACTTTCTTGAGTCACCTTTGGAGAGTCAGGCTAGCTAACTgcccttgtttccagtctctgAGGTATGCTAGGCTAACTGGCTCCTGGAGAATGTTTCATATTTACCATGCaggtattgatcttctcatctaaatgCTGGCCAAAAGCAACTAattgtatttcccaaaatgtcaaacctaAAAGATGATCTACTATATTTTAAAGACGTGTGAGCAGTCTGTCAGTTAAAAGTTAGAAGAAGTCCAATAAAcataatccatccattatcATCCATCCCATCCATCTTGCATGtgttacatactgtatcatCATTACAACAGTGTGAGAACTCACTCTTTCAGGTTTTCAGTGAATTCAACATGAACTGAGCAAAAAATTGCATTAgtcttttcattctttccttTTATGGTTTCTATATTCCTTTGCCAAATAGCACTTCTTCTGTTCCCGCTCATTCCCAGTGAAGTGTTCCAACAGCAACAAGCCAGTCAGCTTCAATTCCCACTCAGCTTTAGTCTGTTACATAACAATCAGCAGCCTTATTTCCCAAAGGTGAAGTTTGACTTCATATGAAGTGACAGTCAGATTGAAGATCATTTATATTGTCTTTCATCATAAGCACAAGCACAAGACTTTACATCTAACCAATCAATAATCACAAGACAAGTAATAATGTTGTATAATAAGCCACTCATGTTATGATGTAAGAAATCAGTTGCCACTGACAGATGCCAACATGATGAAGTCAGAGGACAACTGGCAGTGGAACAGAAAAATGCTTGACCTTTATCCCGTGgttcttctttctcctcatctgaTGTATTTCATTCgaaaagaaagcaaaaggaCAATTACTTAGAAAAGATTTCCTAACTAAACTTTCCACAAAGTCCCCCTCTAGGAAATCCATGGGAGGATCAAACATCAACTGTGATTTACCAGTGTACTGGTTTATCAGTCTGTAAACCTCAGTGACAGAGAGTCTGTGTATAAGTGCAGTATGTTATGATCTGCTAATCCAGCCACAGAATTACTGGCaaatgtggtgtttttgtgattCTTGGTTCtagtacaaacattactgaagtATGGATCTGTGGCTGAAAGAATAATAAAActatgacaaaatgtaaatgtgttcctgctccatttttcttctcttgccGAGGTTGTAAAACTTAAAACCGTACATGGAAGGAATGGAAGGTGCCTTATGTCCTCAACCTGACCACAACCTTACCCTAATCATAACCAGTTATCTCTACCTACCCCTCAAGCACTCAAAGTTAAAGTTTGCCACTAACCTGTCATTACCTTTTAAGACGATATGGTGAGCTTGCTGGCAAAAAGTTGCTTATTAAAACATCCAGCAGTTATGGAGCAATATTGTCATTCATTTGAAGTCACGTTAAtactttttaatgcatttttggAAATGCTTTCTCACCAAGAGTTATTTATCTGTATGATGAATATGAGGCCACAGTCAGGAGCTGGTTAGCTTAactagcataaagactggaaagagggaaacagctagctgtCAGAGGATTAAACAAATGTGATATactgtgttaattagtgaacttTAAAGATGTTGGCATGCAAACCTTGTTATATTTGGGCAGAGCCAGGATAGCTCTTCACCCCGGTCTCAGTCTTCGTGCTAAGTAAATCACCTGCTGCCTGTAGCCTTACAGTCATCACACAGATTGAGAGATTATGAGGTATCTAGCTTGTCTTTGAAGCAAATAAgataaataagcaaataaacattttttaaaatataaaactatttCAATAAGACATTAAGTTGATACAAACGATCTAAATGCTAGCTTCTCAAGCTTTGCCTGCAATCACAGCCAGTTGCAACCTGAGAGGGTCACAGTAACAGGATTTCAATATTTATGTTTATCCAAAACAGTTGCCATGATCATCAAGACATCCAAACCATAGaagaaaactaaaactaatCTTGCTCTTGGCTAAACTGAAAGATGTGAGGCAGACGCAAACTATTGTCTTGGGTGCAACTGATATGAGTCAGCCGTGGGTGTTGAAAGCTTGCGGCCCGcgctgaatgacagcagtggTTTCTAGCTCGCCAGGGGTTGGTGCATGACTTGAGCGATTCTTGAGTCTTATCTTCAATCTCCAGACTGATCAGAGCCGTAGTTAAGTTACGTTATGGAGCCAATGATCAGGTAGTGTAGGGCTACAGTGCATGGGTGTAAAGATGCTGTGTTACCCAACCACCTGAAACATCTGACTCTGGGTAAACCTGCTCAACTTACAGATGAGGGTAAAGAAGTGTGAGAAGGAAGGTGGAAGGAGAACAGTAATGTCCTAACCAGTCTAGGAGTGTATAACTGTGGGACCTGCCTCCCAGACAAAGAGAAGGGGAtcaaggggggtggggggtggggttctaaataaaatgtttcttgtAAACACAGTGGTAAAAATGCAGGAAGAGGTTTAATCATATGACTCTTACAGGAAATCACAAAGTTCCCAGCATAGCCGGCCGTATTTTCTAGTGCTGCtgcaaagataaataaaataaagccgTGGTCGCTCACCTGCAAAAGCTGATCACAGAACAAATTTCCCAGCATTAGGCAAGTAATGACCATCCCCCATGTGTGGTGTGtcattacaaaaaaaacccaactaTTTCCAAagcatgacattttatttttttaatatacaacTACAGTTAATTAACAATTTGAAAACACGTCTTCAACTATATACAAACCCAGGCAACAGACATGTTGGTAAAGCTACTTAATAATGTCCTTATTATAGAGCAATAATGCACAGTATGTTTCATTGCTAAATGAAAACTGTACATGTCTTTTTCATACGAACTGCAATGTTAATTAATTACACTTACAGTAATCTGTTGATATGTGGTAATAAAGACATTAGAAAGAAACATTACCTCAACAGAACAAGTGCATACATGAATAAGACTTGATATTTTAAACTGGTCTTGCTTTCAAACAGAATTGATCGATCAACACATCCAtcataaaataaactgtttcaAATCACTCTTGGTGTCTCCTGTAGAACTGCAGATTAGATGTCAAGTGTCTGACTGGTGTGCAAcattaaactgcattttaagAAAATGGGAAATGAAAAATCGCACGAGAGCAAATGAGGTGTCCGATATCAGGTGAAACTAATAAATGTACATTGATATAAATCACTGTTTCTTTCAAAGTCCATGTAATTGATTTCAGAAACagtcctcctcatcctcctcctccctcagatGAGGAAGATGATGTCATCGGCCAACATGACCTGGTTGTCGTCCTGCATGCGAGCCAGAGCGGCGCGAACCTCTGGCTCCGAGAACTGATTCTGCCGCTCCTTGTTGATGTCGTCCATCAGTGTCTTCATCTTCACAGACTGAGCGTGAGCAGATtgaaacactgcaaacaggGACGACTTGAATTCTTTCAGCCTAGTGAGGAAAGAGGCATAAAAACGTTACTTCACTGTCAATTTATCTATAAAACTGAATTAACCCAGGTCTAGCCCTTGTAATTAAGCAGGAAACAGTCACACACCTTTCTGCAGAGAGCTCAGTGCCTTCAGCCTGTGATGTGGCATCCAtgggctcctcctcctctcgctgtGGCTTGGCTGGTTTCGGAGTGCCAGCCTGAACTAAAGAGCAAAAAGACCAATGTGAGAACTCCATTACGCGCAAAAAAAGATAAGAAACCGATGTGCGACAATGAGGTACAGGACGAAAAGCCCCGTGAAGCTTAAAATCTCTGTATTTCTCAATGATAATTaatattcatgactaaataaaacaaacaagttaaacatcagtaaaaaaataaagaattacTCAGAGTTCACAAGTTTAACCCTTTGACTTTTTTGCTCAGTTACTACATGTCAAGCATGCATTATATTATTATTCCAGTGCTTTAAGTAGTACTCATCCTTTAAGTAGCATTACAACAAATTGATAATagaatgtaaaaatacattccAAATATTACTTCAAAAGTACTATTAGCAAACTGCACTTAAATGCAGCAGAGTGGCTCCTGAGTTGtatcattatatttttttgaatcatcatcactgatgcATATACATTTAAGAAGCAGTTTAATAATATATCTGGTCATGGGTGCTTACTCTCAGGGACGTCCTGCTCTTCACTGAAGTCATATGGGCTGTAGGGCTCGCTGCCCTGAGAACCACGGCGCCCCCTGCAGGACACACAGCATATTATCACTGATGCCAGCAATAAGAGCAGAGGGAAAGCCAAAGAATGGGCTTCTGTGCGTGGAGAGAATAAGAGTGTGTAGCTGTGATTCACTGAGTGTTTACCTCTTCCTTTGAGTTCTCTGTGAATGCTGAGTGGAtgtctcctcatcctcttcctcctctgaacCGGAGTCCCGTTCCTGTCTCGAGcgtttcttctccttctccaaaacctgcacagaaaagcaaacaacCCAGAGTTAACTGACATGTTACCACTGTTGACTAATCCTGTCACCCCACTGCTAACAAACGAAGAGCAGGACTCACCTTTTTAAAGTAGGCAAACTGAACGAGCTCCACTGCCACCTCCGAGTCCTCCAGCTCCACAGCTTTGCTCATGCGGGCCTTGGCGTGCGCTGTTGACAGACGGATCAGAGTCTCCAGGGTTCGGGCCGTCACTGGAGaggtctgaggaggagaggaaacaaggtcAGAGCATGTTCAAACATCCAAACACATCAGGTCGTACTGGATGCACATCTCTATATTGTATACAAAGATAGTTACACTGACTGATTTAAGCTtccacaaaaagacaaaatgaaaacatcaaagtaGAAATAGTGGCCCATCATGATCACTGCTACACACGTTTTAAGTTATGTGTCACATTTCCAGTGTGATGACTGGACTTTTGATTAGAGGGGTGATGGAAAACAATACAGATGCCTGCAGTAACACTGTCgcactgtgttgttgtctttacaagaaacacaaacaaattattGCAGCTGCCTGCTCTGGTTAAGCAAGGTGGAAAATGTCCAAGGTGAATGCTGTTCTATTTGTAGACTAGTGGGCTAATATCAATCACTACAAACATACTAAGAATGTAAATGTATCAGAGGACTCCATGATTGTAGTTATGTCGTCAGGTAAATCAGGGACCTGAATTTCAACAAGTTCGAGCAAAAAATCCAACCAGTTCATGCATTCCAATCATTTTTTTGAGAGTCAGAACCTGCAATTTCTGACGTGTCATGAACATGTCATAGTAGGAGAAGCATGTGTTAGTACTAACGTTAACTCTAACATCTACTAACGTCTGTTCTATTCAGGTACATCAGTGAGACAGCAAGTGAAAGTGAcgcagctaaatggaattctgttgacattaattttatttacacctgtgcttctcctaCAGTGACAGGTCAGAATGTCTTACGATAAAGAatgttttgtgtaaaaaaaaaaaaaaaaaaaaaaagaaaaaaaatgtgccaCCTTTCCATGTGCAATGAAAGGGGAAAGTCTaatcagtgtgttgtgtgtactgtatattcagtAAGCTGTAGTGTACATATACGGTGTGTGAGTCTGCTCCTGCTCACCCTGGCAATATCAGCAGCCAGCTGCTCCTGGCTCCTCAGCCTCGAGTACTCCTCTGCGATGTGATTGGCTGCCTCCTCTGTCAGCACCGGTGTCACAGCCTTGGCGATGTGGATGTACTTCCTCATGAACTCCTTACTCACAATCTTATCCCTGAGACAAAGAAAACGttattttgactttttgcaCTTAAAATCAAAGTAGTTCAAaagttgttttcctctcttgccAGGACAGATAATGTGTGCGTACTTCTTCCTCTTGCTTCCATGCAGCAGGTTGTTGTGTTTCTCGTAGATCTGCAGCTCCTCGTGCTCCTCTGCTATTGCGTCTGGGTCCTCGGTAGCCAGGACATCTACTGAGCCACCCAGAGCCATGGCTAAACATCAAACCGAGGAAATGCAGAGTTTTAGACACCTTTAAAACAAGTATTAATGTATTACGCAGAACACTGCTTTAAGAACCCTCGAGTCACAGTACCTGCTCCCTCCTGCTCACGGGGGTCACGGTAGCGGTGCATCCTCAGCACGTGGTCCGAGATCTCCCGGTCCTGCTCCGGGTCCATCTGATCCAGCACGATGAAGAGAAGGTCGAAACGTGACAGCAGGGAGTCCTGGAGGCCGATATTCTCCATGGGGGTTTTATACTGGTCATACTGCAGGGAAGATCACACCTACATCAGCTGACAGGTTACGTGTCGGCTGAAAACGTTTGTGCTTCTCATTCAAAGCGTTACTCACCCTGCCGTAGACAGGATTGGCAGCCGCCAGCACAGAGCAGCGGGCGTTGAGGCGGGCGTGGATCCCGGCCTTGGCGATGGTGACGCGGCCCTGCTCCATCACCTCGTGGATGGCCGTGCGGTCCATGTCGGACATCTTGTCGAACTCGTCGATGCACACCACGCCCCGGTCGGCCAGCACCATGGCGCCCGCCTCCAGACGTCGCTCACCTAATGGAGGAAAAGGTTTAGGTTTGTGTGCCAGTGTTTTCATGCACATTGGAAACATCTGTGCATTTATCCGCGTGTGTCATACCAGTCTCCTGGTCGGTGGTGACGGCAGCAGTCAGACCCACACCAGAGGAACCTCGTCCAGTGGTGGGGATGGCTCTGGGTGCCGTGTGGAGCACATAACGCAGAAGCTGGGACTTGGCCACTGACGGATCACCTGGGGGGGGGGCATAATAATGATATTAGTCGGATAATAAATTcaagtttcctggctggatgaGAACATTAGCAGGAAATGCTCTGGTACcaatgagcaggatgttgatgTCTCCTCTGATGCGTGAGCCGTTTTCCAGCACCTTCTCCACACCACCCAGCAGCATGCAGAGGATGGCCTTCTTGATGTACTCGTGTCCGTGGATACTGGGAGCCAGAGAGCGGGCCAGCTGATCGAACACATCCTGAGTGAAAACAGTAAAGAtttaatttcttcatttaaGTGAAATGATTTGCTCTTATGAACAAGGGCATGGAGCATGAAGTTTTACTTTGGAGCGAGTCCGGCTGAAGTTTCTGATTTTGGCCACGTCATCAGCAGAGAAGTAGGGGGACACCTCCTTGCTCATTTGTTTGACGTGGCAGGCTATCATGATGGTCCTGAGGAGTAAAGGGTTCAATTTATAATAAAGCAGGAGGATCAATTAAGCAGCCACAGCAGATAATAGGAGCTCAGATCTCACCTGAATGTACCAGAGGTGAATCCTCCCTTCTTTCCAGGCAGGCAGCGGTATGTCCCAATGACCTGCACCCTGTCTCCCGGCTTGACCATGTCCACTAGGTCATTGTCCAGGATGATGTCTACAGATCGAGGGAGCTGGCCAGCAGGTGCCTTCTCTGGCATCTCCTGCACTGTGATGGTCTGGTGGTCCTTGTAGATGGACAATCCAAACTCTGTCTCCAGAGGGTTGTTCTCCTCATCCTGTTAGGTTGAGATTAACGAAGAGAGTGAGGCTCTCATGACCTCTTAACATGCTGTTCTAAGTACCCTCTCTTCTGAAATCAGCCCTCCTTTATATATACTTACTTTAGTGGGGTAGATGGCACTGGAAGGGAAAGCGTCCAGGGAGGTCATGTCCGTGTACTTCCTTTCCATTGTCTTCTTGGTGGCTGGGCAATAGTGAACGCTGCGCACCACTTTGGGACGCACCAGAGAGCCTGAAGAAAAACGAGAAACGAGGAAATGAGCGGAGATGATAAATAACTGCTTAAGTAGTATCAAAAGTggaggaaaacacaaatgatGAACTCACACTTGGTGATGATGCCCTCTACACAGACCATGCTGCTCAGCAGTCGGGAGGTCAGGGTACGAGGGGTGACGTGCTTGGAGCCGAAGCTGCCCTCCAGGCCGACGAAGAACTCCTCGTACTGCTTGGCATAGGTGGCGTCCACTGAAGCCACCACGTCCTTCAACGCCCGCTGGAACGCGAGCAGCTCCTCAAAAGCATTGTTCATCAGCCTGACCGGTACAATGAGGTCACAGACTTAATTATAGATTTTATTACTCAGACTGAagaatgttttttgttgctgtatAGGGGAATACCAACACATTACAGCAATGAAAGTCACAATCAGGTGGTTCTACCGGTCAAGATTACTATTTACTTTATGTATTGGGTGAAACTAAACCACTGTTAGTCTGATGAAACATGACAGTTGACATGTTCAAATCCTAAAAGCTCATACTTTATCTGGATTTGAACTTCTCTTGCCAAGAGCGGTCTTCAGCtttggaaaacaacagcaatgttaactcttgtttttgtctatgaacccattttatttttactgaatgGCAGCCACACGTTACTTATAACATAAATGGTAAATTGTGAAGTCGCAGCTCAAATGGAGGAGTCTTAAAGTCACAAATCATACCACCCCATACCAAACACTAACTCAAACTACTGAGAATATGAAGCCATAGGTACTCAGATCAGCTCTTTGTGCATGTTTCTTAACTAATCAAGGCCTGGAAATGACACATATCACATCCCATGCAACCACACAGTTCTCTTCCTTACTTTGCAGCCCGGGCCTCGTTGCGTCTCCTCAGGTCGTTGATGTTGACGATGAGTCGAGCTTTGTTCTCGCTGATCATGTCCCGGACTTTGCTTTGGTAAATCCCCTGGTCTTGCTGCAGATCAGGCAAGAAAACGAGCAGTtgagtcagtttgtgtttgctcaTTTAAACCGAATACCTTTCGACGATAATGATTGCACTAAGCTTAAGAGGAAATATACCTTGCGACAAACTAGACACAACTGGCCAGACTCAAACTTTTGCACCAAGCTTCATGATAATGTATAGAATCTGCAACCTGATGTTATTTAACTGCCAACAGCGATTTATCTTCCAAACTAATCAAATGAAGAGCACTTCTTTTGTTGTGACCGCATGGTTTCTCATTTCATCTCCACAACTGAGTATTTAACCGGACAAAAGTCAAACTTACATCGTCGTCCAGAAAGTCCAGGTAATCCCTCTGAGCCTCCCTCATCTCCCGGTCATCTACAACGTCGGTT from Lates calcarifer isolate ASB-BC8 linkage group LG7_1, TLL_Latcal_v3, whole genome shotgun sequence carries:
- the mcm3 gene encoding DNA replication licensing factor MCM3, producing MATDVVDDREMREAQRDYLDFLDDDQDQGIYQSKVRDMISENKARLIVNINDLRRRNEARAAKLMNNAFEELLAFQRALKDVVASVDATYAKQYEEFFVGLEGSFGSKHVTPRTLTSRLLSSMVCVEGIITKCSLVRPKVVRSVHYCPATKKTMERKYTDMTSLDAFPSSAIYPTKDEENNPLETEFGLSIYKDHQTITVQEMPEKAPAGQLPRSVDIILDNDLVDMVKPGDRVQVIGTYRCLPGKKGGFTSGTFRTIMIACHVKQMSKEVSPYFSADDVAKIRNFSRTRSKDVFDQLARSLAPSIHGHEYIKKAILCMLLGGVEKVLENGSRIRGDINILLIGDPSVAKSQLLRYVLHTAPRAIPTTGRGSSGVGLTAAVTTDQETGERRLEAGAMVLADRGVVCIDEFDKMSDMDRTAIHEVMEQGRVTIAKAGIHARLNARCSVLAAANPVYGRYDQYKTPMENIGLQDSLLSRFDLLFIVLDQMDPEQDREISDHVLRMHRYRDPREQEGAAMALGGSVDVLATEDPDAIAEEHEELQIYEKHNNLLHGSKRKKDKIVSKEFMRKYIHIAKAVTPVLTEEAANHIAEEYSRLRSQEQLAADIARTSPVTARTLETLIRLSTAHAKARMSKAVELEDSEVAVELVQFAYFKKVLEKEKKRSRQERDSGSEEEEDEETSTQHSQRTQRKRGRRGSQGSEPYSPYDFSEEQDVPEIQAGTPKPAKPQREEEEPMDATSQAEGTELSAERLKEFKSSLFAVFQSAHAQSVKMKTLMDDINKERQNQFSEPEVRAALARMQDDNQVMLADDIIFLI